One Chroicocephalus ridibundus chromosome 10, bChrRid1.1, whole genome shotgun sequence DNA window includes the following coding sequences:
- the FAM3D gene encoding protein FAM3D, which produces MRVTGIIRILVLLITLLGTWFIMQAYFDHSGKVMSLRSWLGVTNKVRSQQPPRHKCGNQKSCPPNYFAFKIISGAANVVGPSICFDDRILMSSVKNNIGRGLNIALVNGTDGKLLKTGTFDMYSGDVNKLDAFLQEIKAGTIVLTASYDDPATKMNDKVRALFVELGSNHVKQLGFRDNWIFLGAKGMKNKSPFEEHIKNDRKTNKYEGWPEMLEMEGCTPKKMH; this is translated from the exons GCATCATTCGGATCCTGGTACTGCTCATCACGCTGCTGGGCACATGGTTCATCATGCAGGCATACTTCGATCACAGCGGGAAAGTCATGAGCCTGCGGAGCTGGCTGG GTGTCACCAACAAGGTCAGAA GCCAGCAGCCACCTCGGCACAAGTGCGGGAACCAGAAGAGCTGCCCACCAAACTATTTTGCCTTCAAGATCATCAGCGGCGCTGCAAACGTGGTGGGACCCTCCATCTGCTTCGACGACAGGAT CCTCATGAGCAGCGTGAAAAACAACATTGGCAGAGGCCTGAACATCGCGCTGGTGAACG GAACAGACGGGAAGCTCCTGAAAACGGGCACATTCGACATGTACTCCGGAG ACGTTAACAAACTGGATGCCTTCCTCCAAGAGATCAAGGCCGGCACCATCGTGCTGACAGCCAGCTACGATGACCCTGCCACCAA GATGAATGACAAAGTACGGGCACTTTTTGTGGAGCTGGGCAGCAACCATGTGAAGCAGCTGGGCTTCCGGGACAACTGGATCTTCTTGGGAGCCAAGGGGATGAAGAACAAGAGCCCCTTTGAAGAG cacatCAAAAACGAtcggaaaacaaataaatatgagGGCTGGCCTGAGATGCTGGAGATGGAGGGCTGTACCCCCAAGAAGATGCATTAG